The Theobroma cacao cultivar B97-61/B2 chromosome 2, Criollo_cocoa_genome_V2, whole genome shotgun sequence genome includes the window CTTTGGCGTCTCTTCATTCTCGTATTCCAGTAATTCTTGATCTCATTGTCAGTTCTACCGGGCAACTTTGGGAAACCAAAAGATGAATTAGAAAAAGGGGGGTAGGGAGAGAATGAGGAAAAGCACAACAAAGGAATTCAAAGGCTAGAGGTGGGCCTAAAGAACTATTAGCAGAAAAGGAAAATCTGATGATGTGTATGAATGAATGATCTCGAAATCTGGTAACTCCATATTAAAGGTAACAACCAacatagagaaagaaaaaacagaaaaggaaaatctGATGATGTTTATGAATGAACTATTAACAGAGAAGGAAAACCCTCCCAATTTTTTGTAGGGGATGATCGAGTTGTACATACTATGAAAGATGAATGCTGGGATGAGTCTTTTGCAGAACGCTGGTGACTTATCTGAGCATATGGCTTTTTCATCGTttaatcaaaagaaaagaaaggaaaatctGATGATGTgtatgaatgaatgaatgaatgatctCAAAATCTTGTAACTCCATATTAAAGGTAACAATCAACATCAAATGATACTATAAAGAATTTAAAGGATGGAGgggagaaataaaagagatgcaaaaacaatggaaaacatatACTAGTATATATAGAAAAGTGCatgcaaatatatatttatatatacacacagacatatatgcaatgatataaaTACCTGGGCGGCCATACGAGCCCATTTGTTGCCAAGTTTAGCGTGAAGTTCGATGATGATCCTCTCTTCTTCAGGAGAAAAGGAACCTTTCTTGAGATTAGGCCTCAAATGATTAGCCCACCTCAACCTGCAACTCTTCCCACACCTCATCAACCCGGAATTCTTCTGCACAGCATTCCAATTCCCTTCTCCGTGCTTCTTCACGTACTCCATCAAGATTGCATCCTCCGCAGCCGTCCATGGGCCCTTTTTGAGGCCATGGCTGATCATCCTATCAGACCCCACACCGCTGTTGCTCTTCATGGGGATTGGTAAAACAAGTATCAAGCTATCGGCCACCACCAAGCCAATAAGCTAATAAAAATCCTATGCTTATATTAGTTACTGCCTATTTCTGTTGGCTTGGTTTGGTTTGGAAGTTTAAAgcttttaaactttaaaatagAAGAGGAAATGTTGATTAGGAGGGATGGAGTCTGCAGTTGTTTTACGTAATAAGTGTATGTTGTTTTGAGATTTGATCCAGCGTTTTCTTTAAGAAATTGAAGCATAGAGTAGGGGAAGAGCTTTGTTTGTATGTTTGAGAGTTCTCTCCTCTCTCAAGGCGAGAGAAATGCATGAAAGAGAGGAGAGAGGGGGGGACGGTGGGGGGAAGAAAGCTCTTGTCTTTGTCTGTTGTTGTATGTAGTAACACTTTGTTTCTTACTAGTTTTGTGTTTTTAATACATTGTAGTGTTGGGAGaaactaagaaaaaagaaagtgtagatttagagagagaaagagagagatgtagagagagagagagagaggtgtGGGGGCCAGAAAAGAAGAGTTTATGAGAGCCTACACCCCACACCCAGAGGGACAGAAAGCAAAGGGCTTTGGCTTTGGGTTTGGCACACAACAGAAAACACAACTTCAATTGGTGTGAGCTTTGATTTCGCTCCGCTTTGCATGCTTCGTCCTACGTCCTTGGACGCGTTTTCTATTTCTATCACAATTCTGCTTATTACTAATTAGTttgcttttcttgttttcttttgtattttatatatatatatatatattcaacacTGATTTCAAAAGCCATTTACCAAACTCTGCTCTAAGCCATCAAATTCTCCTGTTATTCAACATTAAATGACTGATCTTTTGGGATAAATCCTTAATTCCCCCTCCATTGTccaatatataatttaatgacTTTCCATTTTCTCTATTATTCACTTTGACCAAATTAAGTTTCATcttaatcttttatttattcacTTTGACCATACAATTCCAGAGTCTTTTTATGGAATGGAGAAAGAAGAGATAACCTGCAGTAATTTTCCTTCTCTAATCTCTACCAGAGTCCACGGAAAATCATAAAACaggaaaagaaattcattTCATCATTACCACAAAAAGCGCATCAACAGCGATTCATCTAAATAGATGCCCTCCTCTTTTTCATTATTACCACCACTGAACTTGCCTTCAACAGTAGGTATCAATTCTCCCAGTAGAAGCAGAGTGCTTCCTGGACCTGGCTTCCAATCCTAAGGATCAATCTTTTATGCTTGCCCCAGGAAAGAAACAAAGGTGGATAGTTGATAGTTATAACTAGGAAATCAAAAAGTGGGTGCAAACTAGCCTAAAACAGACTAGTCAAAGAGCTCCCTCATTCCATATGCTGGCATCACATAAAAAGGAAGTTGGTGAAACATGAGCATATCTTCCTCCTTTAACTCAAATGAGCAGCAGTCAATAGCACACACAATATGTCAACTAAGACCAAATGCCTACTCATAACATGCAATTATAATAGAATGTCATTGTGATATTATGCATTGAAAACAAGGTATTCAAATCCACTACCCATTTTCTATCACTATCTTCAAAGAATTGGTAGTTTACAACAGTACGAGGAACACAGAAATCTGGATGGAACAGAACCAGACCAACAAGTTACAAGCACCTGCAATCTAGCATCTTTTTTTGAACCAAGTAATCAGGCAAGCGTCTCATAAACCAAATTCATCTCCTTTACAAGACATCATAGGCATGCATCAGATTCATCTGATTCCATCTTTATAAGAAAGTTTTTTAATTCCACATCGCATCCAAACTTCAAAGGCattgagaattttcataacatatcTTTAATGAACTCAAGGTTAAGTGTGTCTCTGACAATAAGAAACAACCCAAGGAGTATAACAAACATGATCCCAGATGACATAATCAGCTGCTCCAGTTCTAGAGGAAGCTTCCTTCCACCTCTAGCTGCTTCTAAAAGTATCAGAGCCAATGAACCCCCATCCAGAGCAGGTAAAGGGAGAAGGTTTATCACCGCAAGATTAAGATTTAGGAGAGCTGCAAACTCATAAAGCCCATCCACAGTTGACCTTGCAACTTCTGCCCCAACAGCAATAATAGCTACAGGACCTGAAACTTTGCTAGCTGATTGTGAGAAATTCATAAAAGTCTGCCTCAAGCTATCCACAACATTATATGAGAGACCCCAGAACTCTTTTCCCGCATAATTGAAGGCCTCAAAGATATCATTTGGTCTCACTTTAGTTATCTTTACATTTGGTGATAACTGAACTCCAATTTTTCCTGTTCCATCAAGATTCTCATCTGGAGTGACCCCTATTTCAAAATCCTGCTTTCCCCTCTCAACCTTTAGGAACACGTTTCTTTTGGGATTTTGCTTTATAATCTCCACAACTTGAGAAACTACACCAGGCCCAGTTTTTGGCAATTCAATACCATTAATGGCAAGGATAACATCACCGGGAAGAAGACCATCCCGGGAAGCAGCTGAAAAGGCTCTAACTTCAGGAACGAGCACCCCGGAGAATGCCTCCTGCACTGGTAACCCGACTGACAAGACTTGAGTAAATATTATTGCGTAGGCAAACATAATATTGGCGACAACACCAGCTGAAATGACAATAACCCTGTCTAATATGGGTCTGTTCTTAAGCAAATTCTCATCGTCATCAGGAATATCACTATTGGGATCATTATCAGGGAACCCCACAAATCCACCTAATGGAAAAGCTCGAATAGAATATTCTACATTGTTGGCATTGAACTTTGCTAAAATTGGACCAAAACCAACAGCAAATTTACTTACATGGATTCCCTGGAGAGAAGCAGCAAGGAAGTGACCGCTCTCATGAACAACAATGATGGCAGTCAACAGAGCAGCTGCCTCCAACACAGATTCAACACTCCCAAGATCAAATCCAGGAAGAGCCCATGACCTGAAATCAACCCTTGTGGCAGGCGAATACAAAAACTTGGTCTTGCTTGAGGGGGAAGAAGAGTAAGAAACAGAAGGAGAAAGAGATTTAAAGAGGTGTGTTCTGGATCTTAAGGGGAACTCCAAGTAAGGTGGCTTCGAATTGGATAATCTGCCGAGGAAataagaggaagaagaagaagagaaaggcgGACAAGtacaagaagaagagaagttaATGAGCATGGTTTGTTGGCCTCAAAGAAGAGTTGGGATTAAAgagaaaagtgaagaaaatatCGTGTGGCGAAAGACAGAAGCAGAGTAGGATAACTCATAGTTGTTGGGTTCGGGGTCTGTGTGGGGGGAAATGCCCCGCTCAGTAAGCCGAAATGCCACCCTCTCGTTTTCGCAAGTGGTCTGATTGTTCCGTCTGGACTTGTTCATAGATTGAGTTTATTTAGTGAAAATAAtcattaaatgaaaaaaaagtatCTCAACTGTCCTTCATAAAGTCTATGACCACCCGTTAATTATGATATAAACTCAATCATTAACACAAAAGTTTGTGACACCAACCATGCAAAACCAAAATACagaaataacttaaaatagtttGTACTACTagtattaaatattatatatatatatatataaaagaaatccATATTGGTAATTTAAATGGAGCACGGTGAAGAGTTGACGAATTCCTTTGCCAACAAAGACAAGAAGAGCGTGTCATCCGGTCCGGCTTTCCATTCCCAACAACATTTGCAGAGTCATGAAAGTGAGTAACAACCGATACACATACCCACCTAGTCACCTACTAATGATCTTTCAATTGAATTTCTGGTGGCGAAACTCCTCGACCAACCAACCAAACCAACCCACAACGCGTCCGAACCAGTGCTTCTTGTTCTGATAAGATAACCTACTTAAAGTTCAAACAACTCAGAGATTGATGGCTTTGAAATGTGTTGCTTTGTTGGGGTGGAGTCAATATGAATTTCCCAGGTGGAATCAGTCCTCTAACCGGGCACCCGTTACCGTTGGATGGTTTTCAGGTCACAGGTCAGTAAGCTCCTCCGTTCAAGTTGGCAAAGCATCTGCTACTCATAACCAAGGAAGGAAATTCCACAAGGATTTGACTTCTCTCCCAAGTCGGTGtttatctttctctttcttaatTGTTTTTGTTGAATTCTTCTCTGAGCTAATTGCTAGAATTCTTATTGCAATTTGTACaagtttcattttctactaAAACCAAACTTTAGTAGGTTCATCTGTTTTAAGGCTCTTTGATTGTTTTCGGGGAGTGGGATCTCGGTCAATTTAACTAGCCTTAAATGAATGTTTGTGCGCTGGTATATTACCTGCTTCTACGTTTAACTAGGAAATGAAATAGCTTTCCCTGTCTGTCTCTATCATAGTATCATTCGCCCCCAAGATCCAATTTGAGAGTTAAGGTTTgtctaaataataatttctgtGAGTGTTACTTTGGTTTCTCCAATATTAGCTTGGTCAGATTCCCATCTACTGTCCAATTCCGTGCAATATcctcttttgaatttttcccACTTATTGCAGAGCCATTAACTGTTGCTGATTTATCAGCCACTCCTGATGATTCTTCAAAGGTGCGGATATCATTTAAGGTATGATGAGAATCACTTGCTTCTACTTCCCGGAAAAGGATAAATGGGAATTGCCACACAaagaaccttttttttttttcactttgatTAAATTATTGGTGCAGGGGACACTAGGTTCTTACAATGAGGATGCTGCACTCAAAGCCTACCCTAAATGTAAAACAGTACCCTGTGATGAGTTTGAAGATGCATTTAAGGTTCGTTATCTGGTTGTTGTACTAGTATGTAAAGGAAAAGAGGATTCTTTACAGAAGCCTAATTCTGTCATGTCTTCATGTTTAAAAATCTAATTGTCACCATAACATGTAATCTCAGCTTTTACTTTAATTGCTCTGATTGTCTGCCATTGACTCAAATCCTCAATAATGAATTCTTTTAGCAACTGTTTGGTGTCCAAACacctaaaagagaaaaatatttctGACATGCAAATCTAtgcttctttctttattttattctgaTAAAGAGACATACATATGGGCAGGCAGTTGAATTATGGCTAGCTGAAAAGGCAGTTCTTCCAATTGAGAATTCTTCTGGCGGTAGCATCCATCGCAACTATGATTTACTCCTTCGTCATAGGCTTCATATTGTTGGTGAGGTGCAGCTGCCTGTCAATTTCTGTCTACTAGCTCTGCCAGGGGTCAGAATTGAGCAGTTGAAACGAGTGCTAAGTCATCCCCAGGTTAGTCTTTTCTCACCAAATCTCCTTTCATTTTGTTTCTCTATATTTTTTAGTTTCAATAGGCATACATAGGACTTGCCTCATTCGCATAGCACAGTCAATCAGTCTGCAGCTCAATCCTCCTTTTGTGCACAACAACTGATCTTTTATGATCACATTATTCTGGTGCTCAAAGAGTAGTATATGTTGGTAATAGAACACTGCCTCATTCAATATGTCCAACAAAAAGTTTAACTTTTAACTTATACAAGTTATGCTCTTACATGCAGGCACTTGCCCTGAGTGACATTTTCCTGAGTAAGTTGGGTGTAGCCAGGGAAAATGTTGATGATACAGCTAGTGCTGCTCAGGTATTTCTTTTAGAGTCCCTTTGATTTCTTAACTTGAATCTTGATACGCCAACATCTATCAGGTTGCTTGAGACAGAATGTCTCTTCTTCCTGGATTAACCTAACAGagtattaaatttaaatcacTTTGCTTTAGTACGTAGCCTCAAATGGCCTGAGGGATGCTGCTGTTGTTGCAAGTATTAGAGCTGCACAAGTCTATGGACTTAATGTACTTGCTGAGAAAATTCAGGTATCTTTCTGGCTGATTTGATCATCTTACCTTTATTTGTTTACcttgaaattttatgattttattgtaATATTTAGGTAATGTAGAAAACAAACTATTCAACCTAAGAATGTGAAAGTGCAATATTTACAATCATTTCTTGAAGTTCGGGTGGAAGTTCATATCTTTTGGATAAGCAAGTTTTGGTGGAAGTTGACGTTCATTTGATGTTATTTGATATGTCTCAGCTTATGATTTTGTCAATTGTCCATTTGTGCTCAATTATACCGAGAATTACTGTGATTAATCTGAAATGCTACTTTCTTTGCTAAAATTTTGCGTTGTGCAGGATGACCCTGACAATATCACTCGGTTTCTGGTACTTGCTAGGGATCCAATAATTTCAAGGACTGATAAGCCCTTTAAGGTAAACTTTGTTCATCCTTttaacttataattattttatgttcaCTCAAGAGTTTTCCAGTTTCGAATATAATAGTTCCTCAATCCAGACAAGTATTGTATTTACTTTGGAAGAAGGGCCTGGGATATTGTTTAAAGCATTGGCAGTGTTTGCACTGAGAGACATAAATTTGACAAAGGTATCTTAAAGGTTGTTTGTCTAGTTTACTCTGTCAGAGAGCCTTTGTTTCTTACTCTTTCTTCTCTGCACAATTTTAGATTGAAAGTCGGCCCCAGAGAAAACGGCCATTAAGAGTAGTTGATGACTCCAACACTGGGGCAGCCAAGTGAGTATAATCTTTTAAGATTCAGTTCAACGACccttaaaagtttaaaacctTTCTAGTGCTGGTGGATGTTCTGACAGGATAAGTAAAAGAACTATAAGTTGAACACAGAACaggcattttctttttttctttctttcttttccttttctattttGGAAAACGTGGAAAAAACTTGTGTATGTGCATAATTCTCTATATCCCCCAACTATGCCATAGTAACAACTCCATATTTAGAGCTGAGTCATTTAAAATCACATAGTCTTACGATTATACctttattcaaattaaaatgatcACTAATAAGTAGAAGCAGCTTGTTGGGAGCCAGCCAATCATGTATATGAGGTTATAATGTTAACTAATTAACTTTTAAAGATGCCACCAACAGAACTGAACCAAGTTCATTTTGCATTCACGAGCAGAGTGATGCTTGGATCAAATGATCATTGAGCACCTTTGTCATTGTGTTGTAGAATTTTATCAGAAAAAATACCAGAGATACAGAAGAGACAGTTGCAATGAACATACAGTTGTGTAAATATGTGTACAACCTCATCTAGTTTGTTGTTTGACAGACCAGTTTACGGTTTCAGGTACTTTGATTATCTTTTCTATATTGATTTTGAAGCTTCTATGGCTGAGCCTCGTGCACAAAATGCTTTGGGGCATTTGCAGGTTTGGTTTCTCATTTTTAACCATGCATATTATGGCTTTTTTTGTGCCTGCTGACTTCTAAATTATCAAATTCTGCATACGATTCTAGTACAAACTTTTCCTTCCTTCTGTCAATTTGTCTATTATATTGTAATGTTTCTCCTACAGTATATGATTATTGCTTGAGAAAGTACTCCCTAATTCCTGCCATATCTCTTTTGGAGCTTACCGGGCTTCCTGAttagattcttttttttagggGTCAAGAATATTGCATCAAAGCTTGCTTTACATGTTTTAGGAAATTCTGAAGTTAGATGGTCTACGCATaagtgaaaatgaaaattgtttGACTGATTATTtgttattggtttttctttcggttttatttgattgtttaTGGGTAAAAATTTTGTAGTTCATCATACATTTAATTGCTTCACGTCTTTATTCGTGAGTTTGGCGACAAATTATATAACTCATATTTCCTTGCAGAAGAATTATGAAATTGTTTACCTATCACTAACCTGCTCAAAGTCATGGTTTTGTCCTCTGTT containing:
- the LOC18610581 gene encoding probable membrane metalloprotease ARASP2, chloroplastic → MLINFSSSCTCPPFSSSSSSYFLGRLSNSKPPYLEFPLRSRTHLFKSLSPSVSYSSSPSSKTKFLYSPATRVDFRSWALPGFDLGSVESVLEAAALLTAIIVVHESGHFLAASLQGIHVSKFAVGFGPILAKFNANNVEYSIRAFPLGGFVGFPDNDPNSDIPDDDENLLKNRPILDRVIVISAGVVANIMFAYAIIFTQVLSVGLPVQEAFSGVLVPEVRAFSAASRDGLLPGDVILAINGIELPKTGPGVVSQVVEIIKQNPKRNVFLKVERGKQDFEIGVTPDENLDGTGKIGVQLSPNVKITKVRPNDIFEAFNYAGKEFWGLSYNVVDSLRQTFMNFSQSASKVSGPVAIIAVGAEVARSTVDGLYEFAALLNLNLAVINLLPLPALDGGSLALILLEAARGGRKLPLELEQLIMSSGIMFVILLGLFLIVRDTLNLEFIKDML
- the LOC18610582 gene encoding arogenate dehydratase/prephenate dehydratase 1, chloroplastic, with translation MEHGEELTNSFANKDKKSVSSGPAFHSQQHLQSHESHRSVSSSVQVGKASATHNQGRKFHKDLTSLPKPLTVADLSATPDDSSKVRISFKGTLGSYNEDAALKAYPKCKTVPCDEFEDAFKAVELWLAEKAVLPIENSSGGSIHRNYDLLLRHRLHIVGEVQLPVNFCLLALPGVRIEQLKRVLSHPQALALSDIFLSKLGVARENVDDTASAAQYVASNGLRDAAVVASIRAAQVYGLNVLAEKIQDDPDNITRFLVLARDPIISRTDKPFKTSIVFTLEEGPGILFKALAVFALRDINLTKIESRPQRKRPLRVVDDSNTGAAKYFDYLFYIDFEASMAEPRAQNALGHLQEFATFLRVLGCYPMDTTL